The window AACGTGGTGCGTCAACCCTAAATCCGGGAATCGCTCAGTCCGGGGTATGCGAATCGAGAACTCGTTCATCGCCGCCGACGGCGTGGGCGAGAAGACGGAACGACGCCTCTGGCGCGAGGGCGCGACCCACTGGGACGAGTTCGATCCCAGGATGGTCGGCGAGAAGACGGGCGAACGCATCCAGTCATACATCCGGGACGCGCGGCGCGCGCTCGACAGCGAAAACACTCGAGTGCTCGCCGACACGCTTCCCTCGGGCAGCCTGTGGCGGCTCTACGAGAACGTCCGCGACGACGCGGCGTTCTTCGACATCGAGACGACCGGACTGGACGCCGCGACGAACGACGTGACGACGGTGAGCGTCCACCGCGGCGGCGACACCACCACGCTCGTGCAGGGCCGCGACCTCACGGTGGACGCGCTCGAACGCGAACTCGCGGACGCGTCGATGCTCGTCTCCTTCAACGGCAAACGCTTCGACCAGCCGTTCCTCGAGACGAACTTCGACCTCGACCTCGACACGCCCCACCTCGACCTCATGTACCTCTGCAAGCGACTCGGCCTCTCGGGCGGCCTCAAGGAGATCGAGAGCGACCTCGGCGTCGGCCGCGAGGGCGTGGAGGACGTGGACGGGCGGGAGGCCGTTCGACTCTGGAAGCGGTACCAGCGACGGGGCGACGACGCCGCGCTCGACCGCCTCGTGAAGTACAACCGCCTGGACACCGAGAACCTCCGCGTCATCCTCGACGACGTGTCCGGCCGCCTGCACGACGACGTGTTCGCGCGTCACGTCTGATTCCCGGTTTCGAAGAACGTACCAGATTCCCCTTAGGGCCGTAGCGCCAACGATTGCGTAATGTCTCAGGACCGACGCGGCATCCCGCGACGGGAGTTCGTGAAGTCCGCGGTCGCCATCGGCGGCGCGTCCGCGCTCGCGGCGTGTCTCGACCGCTCACCCGAGCCGATTCCGACGGGGACGACCGACCTCTCGACGCTCCCGGAGCGCCAGCACGCGTGGAACGACGTACTCGACATCGACGACGCGGGGAACCCGCTGAACGCCCGCCACCACCTCCTCCTCCTCCTCGACTACACCGGCGACGGAACGCCGAGCGACGGCGACCGCGAGACCGTCGAGTCGGCGCTCCGGTCGCTGGAGCGGGCGTACGAACGCAGCAACGAGGGCTTGCTGTTCACGCTCGGGTACTCGCGGGCGTACTTCGACCGGTACGACGCCGCGCCCGCGGGCGTCGACCTCCCGCGGCCGGAGGCGCTCGCGCCGTTCGAGAACCCCGACCCCGACACGCCCGACGCGATACTCCACCTCGCGAGCGACCGCGGGGACGCCCTCCTCGGAGCCGAAGAAGCGCTCCGCGGGAATCAGTCGACGGCGAACGGCGTCGAGACGACGAGCTGGGAGGACGTGTTCACGGTCGCCGACCGCCGTACCGGCTTCGTCGGGAGCGGCCTGCCCGCCGAGCACGACGACGTGTCCGGCGTTCCCGATGGCGCAGTGGACGAGGACGCTCCGCTCTACATGGGGTTCAAGTCGGGGTTCCGGGGCTCGCAGGCGAGCGAGGATCGCGTCACCATCCAGTCCGGGCCGTTCGCGGGTGGTGCGACTGAACACGCGAGCTACATCGAACTCAACCTCGACCAGTGGTACGAGCAGGACTCGCGCTACCAGCGCGTCGCGAAGATGTTCTGTCCCGCGCACGCCGAGAACGACCGCGTCGAGGGCGTCGGGGAGAACTTGGGCGCGAGCAACGGCGTCGCGTCCTGCGAGAAACCGGAGAAGACGGCGCGCGAGGACGGCGTCGTCGGGCACTCCCAGAAGATGGCGGGCGTGCGCGAGGACGGGTCGCCGCTCATCATCCGCCGCGACTTCGACTCCACGGACGGCGGGCGCGCCGGCCTCCACTTCGTCAGCCTGCAGCGCGAGATCGGCGACTTCGTCGAGACCCGCGAAGCGATGAACGGGACGGACGTCACCGAGGAGTCCGCGGTCGGCCAGCGAAACAATAACGGGATCCTCCAGTACATGAACGTCGTGAGTCGCGGGAACTACCTGCTGCCGCCGCGCTCGCGGCGCGCGCTTCCGGAGGCGGAGCCATGAACCGCCGTCGCTTCCTCGCGGCCGCCGGCGCGGCGAGCACGGCGGGGCTCGCGGGCTGTCTGGACGCGCTCGGGTTCGGCCGACAGTCCTCGCCGTACGCGCCGCCGCTCCTCGAAGACCGACCCAGCGCCGTCTACTACCCGACGCACGTCGAGGGGATGAAGTCGTTCGGCATGGCCAGCGACGGCCCCTACAAGTGCGCGTTGACGTACAGCTACCCGCACCGGTTCTGGCTCGTCACGAGTAATCCCGACGACCCGACGAACAAAGTCGAGATTCGGAGCGGGGATTCGATTCACGTGATGCCCGTCGTCTGGCACGAGGAGACGGGCGTCGTGCCGCCCGCGGCGAACCCGCAAGTGACGTTCGCGCTCGCGGACGGCGAG is drawn from Salarchaeum sp. JOR-1 and contains these coding sequences:
- a CDS encoding ribonuclease H-like domain-containing protein; protein product: MRIENSFIAADGVGEKTERRLWREGATHWDEFDPRMVGEKTGERIQSYIRDARRALDSENTRVLADTLPSGSLWRLYENVRDDAAFFDIETTGLDAATNDVTTVSVHRGGDTTTLVQGRDLTVDALERELADASMLVSFNGKRFDQPFLETNFDLDLDTPHLDLMYLCKRLGLSGGLKEIESDLGVGREGVEDVDGREAVRLWKRYQRRGDDAALDRLVKYNRLDTENLRVILDDVSGRLHDDVFARHV
- a CDS encoding Tat pathway signal protein, with the translated sequence MSQDRRGIPRREFVKSAVAIGGASALAACLDRSPEPIPTGTTDLSTLPERQHAWNDVLDIDDAGNPLNARHHLLLLLDYTGDGTPSDGDRETVESALRSLERAYERSNEGLLFTLGYSRAYFDRYDAAPAGVDLPRPEALAPFENPDPDTPDAILHLASDRGDALLGAEEALRGNQSTANGVETTSWEDVFTVADRRTGFVGSGLPAEHDDVSGVPDGAVDEDAPLYMGFKSGFRGSQASEDRVTIQSGPFAGGATEHASYIELNLDQWYEQDSRYQRVAKMFCPAHAENDRVEGVGENLGASNGVASCEKPEKTAREDGVVGHSQKMAGVREDGSPLIIRRDFDSTDGGRAGLHFVSLQREIGDFVETREAMNGTDVTEESAVGQRNNNGILQYMNVVSRGNYLLPPRSRRALPEAEP